The genomic interval CAAAACTGGCTCTGGAAAGGCAGTGGCATTAAAGCGATTTCTCTAAGTTATAACAGTATAACACATGCATAATTGGAAAATCATAAAATGTCTGTTTTAGTGGGTATGGTTGGAAAATCTCATATCACCCCCTTCTGCTTTTTTTGTGTATAAATCCAGGCTATTTTCAAGCACCTACATGAGGTATCTACTAATTGGGGTAACCTCTCCCATGAACGCTTAGGAATAGCTGTGAACTCAAGATTTTTTGCAGGCGCACTTAAGACAACGTAATTATTTGCTCACGTTTCTTATGAACCCTTACATTTTCAAGGCCTTGCTTATGTTCTAAAATCCACACACCATAGTTGATTTTTACCGCACAAATAAAAATATTTTTAAGGCAATTGCATTGAGCTGGAAAGCCGAAAAGTCAATTCAGCAGGGCAACCATAGTCATTCGCTCAGGTGCAGCACCGCAAAATGTATTGAGATAGGTTAGGAGAAGCCTAGCTTTTATGGATAGAAACATCAGCCATAGTTCCGGGGCCAAAAGTGCCCAGACGATAGAAGCTAAGGGCCAAACGTTTGAAATATATCTCTTTCTAAGATTCCTCTGATTAGCCAAAAGCACTCTCTTCTTACGCCGTTTCCACAGCATATGTTGGGAGAGTCATTTTCATTTCTCTGCCCATAAACGTTAATAATAGCTGAACCCTAAACTTATCATTCATGGCCTCAAAAATACCTATTTGATCTTTCAGTGCGCCGTCCAATACGCGTACCTTTTCACCCTTGACGAAGGTTACAAGGCTGGCGATGGGAACAATTCCTTCATCACTTTCGCGCGAACGTAACTCATTAATCACACAGGTAGGCACCTGTGCTGGGGTTAAATCATTGCCCATTAACAAATGAGATACACCACGGGTTCCATTGACACTGCGCCAGCGTGCTGTGGTTACATCCATCCCAACAAAAATATAACGTGGGAAGAGAGGAGCATGTTTTTCTTCAACCTTACGCGCATGACGAACCGTTTTTTTAAACCTGGGCATGTATACCTCATAGCCCTGATCCAGCAAATGTTCCTGGGCAACCTTCTCCTTCAGGGGTTGGGTGTGGGCAACATGCCATGTAACATTTTCATGGGTTATCATGATAATACCTTTGAAATATGCAAAAGATTTAAGGTTAATAAGCGATGATATTCAACCTTATGTTTAATGGTATCGTAGGTTCCTTGGGGGTTAACCACATCAGTCACAATCACAGCGTCATATTTTTGGAAATCACCCTTTGTTGACACGACCTCAATAGTAAAGTCACCTCCAGATGCTACAAGTGTTGCAATATCACTCAAATCACCTTTGCCAACTAGAGCTATTTTTGACCAAGTTTGTGATTTACAGTGTTCAAGAGCTTCATCACATTGTGCGCGGGCTTCTTTAAAAAAGGTCATGGAGCGTGCCAAGTAATTCTTCACCATGTGGCTTTTTTCTTTAAAACCATCTGGGGTTAAAAAATAGGTAATGCGGCGTGGTGATACTTGAGATGCCCTGATCCAGCCTTTAGTCACACAGCGCTTCAGATAGTGGTTCATAAGACCCAAGGCAATATTCAGATCTCCCGCCAAACCACGTTGCGTAAAGGACGGGTTACGCTCAATCTCACTCAAAAGATGCACCATCACTTTTTGCTCAGTCTGTTCGCGAATTTCTTGAAAAACAGGCATTTAAGTCTTAGAACTCCACAAATTAGCCAAAAATACAAACTTGTTCATGAACAGAACTTAATCCACCCAAAAAATGAAGTCAATCACTTCGTAACATTAGCAAGCCGCAGAAAGGGACGCCTAAAACCCTAATCATCACCCATTTTAAGAGCTTCAAGAAATGCGGATTGCGGAATTTCAACCTTACCAAATTGGCGCATTTTCTTTTTACCTGCTTTTTGCTTCTCTAAGAGTTTGCGCTTACGTGAGACATCCCCCCCGTAGCATTTCGCTGTTACATCTTTACGCATGGCTGCAATCGTTTCACGCGCAATAATTTTGCCGCCAATGGCTGCTTGGACAGGGATTTTGAACATATGGCGCGGAATAAGGTCTTTCAATCGCTCACATAGTCTACGACCCCGCGCTTCTGCTTGGGAACGATGAGACATAAAGGCGAGCGCATCAACGGGTTCGGCATTCACCAGCACACTGACCTTCACAAGATCAGCTTCTTGATAATCGGTCATTTCATAATCAAAGCTTG from Alphaproteobacteria bacterium carries:
- a CDS encoding transcriptional activator RfaH, encoding MITHENVTWHVAHTQPLKEKVAQEHLLDQGYEVYMPRFKKTVRHARKVEEKHAPLFPRYIFVGMDVTTARWRSVNGTRGVSHLLMGNDLTPAQVPTCVINELRSRESDEGIVPIASLVTFVKGEKVRVLDGALKDQIGIFEAMNDKFRVQLLLTFMGREMKMTLPTYAVETA
- a CDS encoding winged helix-turn-helix transcriptional regulator, with amino-acid sequence MPVFQEIREQTEQKVMVHLLSEIERNPSFTQRGLAGDLNIALGLMNHYLKRCVTKGWIRASQVSPRRITYFLTPDGFKEKSHMVKNYLARSMTFFKEARAQCDEALEHCKSQTWSKIALVGKGDLSDIATLVASGGDFTIEVVSTKGDFQKYDAVIVTDVVNPQGTYDTIKHKVEYHRLLTLNLLHISKVLS